Proteins encoded by one window of Lathyrus oleraceus cultivar Zhongwan6 chromosome 1, CAAS_Psat_ZW6_1.0, whole genome shotgun sequence:
- the LOC127112060 gene encoding uncharacterized protein LOC127112060, whose protein sequence is MRSSASPLRLRRADSQYPSRAGNNNAAVRRSHRMEYFHYYRSWMYDRTYPGRRGLKPNFEEGVKGFITWAFAQECCLSEGGVRCPCLKCECRPIISDPEEVERHLKRRGFIKNYWVWTYNGEQLPSNVQRTTTTHASSSRSHMEHREEFSLISDMVGDAFGVNVTYDEPQDFDQEELPNEKAQKFYQLLQEMNTPLFEGSSDSKLSMCVRLLAAKSNWNVPDQCLEFFAKMMLDATPTKDNLPTSFYDAKRLVSKLGLEVRKIDCCTNGCMLFYDNEFGTNDGSLEECKFCKSPRYKVRSKAINRKQKHVAVKSMFYLPIIPRLKRMFASMHSASQMTWHHTNQTSSGTMRHPSDGAAWKHFDMIHPDFAAEPRNVRLGLCSDGFTPYVQASGSGYSCWPVIVTPYNLPPEMCMTKPYMFLTCLIAGPKSPKAGIDVYLQPLIDDLKRLWIGEWTYDISCKQNFTMRAALMWTINDFPAYGMLSGWGTHGKMGCPHCMEHSHAFTLEKGGKSSWFDCHRRFLPKDHVFRINKNDFKKGIRVTDLPPPRFSPGEVWNRVSELPKFTDYGKACRIEGYGDTHNWTKRSIFWDLPYWKDNLLRHNLDVMHIEKNFFDNVFNTVMDVQGKTKDNEKARKDMEILCNRKELELKVKPNGKLLKPKANYSLTSEEAKAICRWLNELRMPDGYASNLARLSRKY, encoded by the coding sequence TATGGAATATTTTCATTACTATCGTAGTTGGATGTACGATAGAACGTATCCAGGAAGACGTGGACTTAAACCGAACTTTGAGGAAGGAGTTAAAGGGTTTATCACATGGGCTTTCGCTCAAGAATGTTGTCTAAGCGAAGGAGGAGTAAGATGTCCTTGTCTAAAATGTGAATGTAGACCTATAATTAGTGACCCGGAGGAAGTAGAACGTCATTTGAAGAGAAGGGGTTTCATTAAAAATTACTGGGTTTGGACATATAATGGAGAACAGTTGCCGAGTAATGTACAAAGGACTACGACTACACATGCTTCTAGCAGTCGATCACATATGGAACACCGGGAAGAATTTAGTTTGATCAGTGACATGGTTGGCGATGCTTTTGGGGTTAACGTGACCTATGATGAACCTCAAGACTTCGATCAGGAAGAGTTGCCGAATGAGAAAGCTCAAAAATTTTATCAATTGTTGCAAGAAATGAATACGCCGTTGTTTGAAGGGTCGTCAGACTCAAAATTATCGATGTGTGTGAGATTATTGGCCGCCAAGTCCAATTGGAATGTTCCTGACCAGTGTTTGGAATTCTTTGCAAAAATGATGTTGGACGCAACTCCTACGAAAGACAACCTTCCCACAAGTTTTTATGATGCAAAGAGGTTGGTGTCGAAATTGGGTTTAGAGGTAAGAAAGATTGACTGTTGCACTAATGGTTGCATGTTGTTTTACGATAATGAGTTTGGTACTAATGATGGATCGTTGGAGGAATGTAAGTTTTGTAAGAGTCCGAGATACAAAGTTCGCAGTAAAGCCATTAACCGTAAGCAAAAACATGTGGCAGTGAAGTCCATGTTTTATCTGCCGATCATACCAAGGTTAAAAAGAATGTTTGCTTCAATGCATAGTGCAAGTCAAATGACATGGCATCATACAAACCAAACAAGTTCGGGCACAATGCGACATCCATCTGATGGTGCGGCATGGAAGCACTTCGATATGATACATCCTGATTTTGCAGCAGAACCTAGAAATGTCAGACTTGGACTATGCTCTGATGGTTTTACTCCATATGTCCAAGCGTCTGGAAGTGGATATTCTTGTTGGCCAGTTATTGTTACCCCTTACAACCTCCCTCCTGAGATGTGCATGACAAAACCATACATGTTTTTGACTTGCCTCATTGCAGGTCCAAAGAGTCCAAAAGCTGGAATAGATGTGTATTTACAACCTTTAATTGATGATTTGAAGAGGTTATGGATTGGAGAATGGACTTATGATATATCTTGCAAACAAAACTTTACTATGCGAGCAGCCTTGATGTGGACTATAAACGACTTTCCCGCATATGGCATGTTGTCCGGTTGGGGGACACATGGAAAAATGGGATGCCCGCATTGCATGGAACACTCTCATGCGTTCACGTTGGAAAAAGGGGGGAAAAGTTCGTGGTTTGACTGTCACCGCAGATTCCTACCGAAAGATCATGTCTTTCGAATAAATAAGAATGACTTCAAAAAAGGCATAAGAGTAACAGACTTGCCTCCCCCTCGTTTCTCACCCGGTGAAGTATGGAACCGAGTTAGTGAACTGCCAAAATTCACAGATTATGGTAAAGCTTGCAGAATTGAAGGATATGGGGATACACATAACTGGACAAAAAGAAGTATTTTTTGGGATCTCCCGTATTGGAAAGATAATTTGTTGCGACATAatcttgatgttatgcatattgagAAGAATTTTTTTGATAACGTGTTTAACACAGTGATGGATGTTCAAGGTAAAACAAAGGATAATGAGAAGGCTAGAAAGGACATGGAGATTTTGTGTAATCGAAAGGAGTTGGAGTTGAAGGTTAAACCGAATGGGAAGTTACTAAAACCCAAGGCTAATTACAGTCTAACTTCCGAAGAAGCTAAAGCGATTTGTCGATGGTTAAACGAATTGAGAATGCCTGATGGTTATGCGTCAAATTTAGCAAGGTTATCTCGCAAATATTAA